In Pseudomonadota bacterium, the genomic window CATTGGCCGCGCGACGATTCCTGATCGAGCAGCCCTATGTCAGCGCCGGACGCATCGGGGTCATCGGGTTCTCCATGGGCGCCGGTTCGGGGCTGGCTCTAATGGAGCGCCGCTTGACTGACCAATCCATGCAGGCGGTCGTCGCGGTCTCACCCCCCTGTGCAGGCCGCGCCGGCATCGTGCGCGGGCCGACCTTGATCCTGATCGGGGAGCTGGATGAGCTGACGCCGGCTGCGGCCTGCCGCGACATGATGGCGCGGCGCAATGACGAGGGCGCCGAGCTGCGTCTCCTGGTCTATCCCGAGGCCCACCACGGGTTCACGGCCCCGTCCCTCAAGCCCGGACGACGGTGGGGCAATGGCTGGATCGAATACAACGAGGCTGCGGCGAATGCCGCGATCGAGGAGACGCGCCGCTTCCTGCAGGCGACGCTTTCCGAGGCGGCCCACTAGGTCAAGCGCCGGCGTTTCTCAGGCTGCAGCCGCCGAATGCCCCCACCCCGTCCCTCCCCCACGCTGACGCATGGGGGAGGGAGTTTTAAGACGCAGGTTTATCGCCCTCCCGCACGCATGTGGGGGAGGGACGGGGTGGGGGCGTCAAACGGTGATTACCCCACCCAATGGGCGATCGCGCGGATCATCTCCTCGCCCACATAGATGAGCGCCAGGTTCCACAGCACGGCGGGGATGGCGAAGAGGGCGGCCACCGCGATCGCCGCACCGTCGCGCTGGATGAGGCCGAGCGCCATCAGCGCCAAGGCCCAGGCCGGCGGGAAGTTGCCGAACGGGATCGGCAGCGCCAGCACCAGGCCGACGAGGCAGATATAGAATCCCACCAGGCGATCCAGGACAGGAGTTGCCGGGCCGACGAGGCGCGGCCGGATGCGCCGTTCGCACCAGGCGAGCACCGGCCGGGCGCGCGCGAGCAGGTTTAGGAGCCCTGCCCGCGGCAAGGAGCGCCGGCCGAGCCAGCGGGGCAGCCAGGGCCTGGGATAGCCCAGCGCCATCTGGAGCGCGACAAAGATGAGCGGCACGCCGGTCAAGGTGGAAAGCCCGGGAAGGCTCGGACCGGGCACGCCGTTTGGGATCGCGAAGATGAAGATGAGAAAGCCGTAGGTGCGGTCGCCGAGGCCCTGGACGATCTCCTCCAAGGTGACCCGCGGCGCGTCCGATGCCGCCAGCACCCGGGCCAGGATCTCCGATGCGGGTTCCGCCGCACCGCCCGATCCGGGCCGAGCGGACGACGCGGTGCCGGCGCTCATGCCGCGGCGGCGCGCCAGCGCGGGATTTCGACGTCGCGGTGGATGGAGACGCTCATCAGGAGGCCGCAGCCGATGAGCAAGGTCAGCATGGCGGTGCCGCCATAACTCACCAGCGGCAAGGGCACGCCCACCACCGGCAACAGGCCCATCACCATGGCGATGTTGATGAAGACGTAGAGGAAGAGCTGGGCGGCGATGCCGATCGCCACCAGCCGGCCGAAATGGCTGCGCGAGCGGAGAGCGATCGCATAGCAATAGACCAGGAGCAGCATGTAGAGGCCGAGCAGCGCCAAGCAGCCGACCATGCCGAACTCCTCGGCCAGCACGGTGAAGATGAAGTCGGTCTGCATCTCCGGCAGGAAGTGCAGCTGGCCTTGGGTGCCGTTGAGCCAGCCCTTGCCGAAGAGCCCGCCCGAGCCCAAGGCGATCTTCGATTGCAGGATGTTGTAGCCGGCACCCAAGGGATCCTGCGAGGGATCGAGGAAGGTGTAGATCCGGCGCTTCTGATAATCGTGCAGGAAATGCCAGGCGACCGGCACGACGGAGCCGGCCAAGACCGCCCCCAGCACGAACTTCCAGATGCGGACGCCGGCGGCGAAGAATATGATCGCCGACCCCGCGGCCAAGAGCATGGCGGTGCCGAGATTGGGCTGGCGCAGCACCAGCGCAACCGGCATGGCGATGAGCAGCACCGGGGGAATCAGCATGATCGGGCGGGCCACCTGATCCAAGGTCAACCCATGGAAGTAGCGCGCCAGCGCCAGCACCAGGGCCACCTTCATCAGCTCCGATGGCTGCAGCTGGATGACGCCCAGATTGATCCAGCGCTGGGCGCCGCCGCCGATATGGCCGACGACGTCGACCACCACCAGGAGCAGGAGGGCCGCCAGATAGATCACATAGGCCAGACGCAGCCACATGCGGATGTCGACCAGCGCCATCAGGAACATGGCGATGACGCCGATGCCGAGGCGCAGCACCTGCTTGGCGGCCCAGGGATCCCAGGCGCCGCCGGCGGCCGAATAGAGCATGGCGATGCCGATGGCGGCGATGCCGGAGACCAGCATCACCAGCCCCCAGTTCACCATCACCAGCTTGCGGAGCAGCGAAAGATCCGGTGACCGTTCGCTGAGTTCCTGCGCCACGCCGCCTCGCGTTAACTATCGAGACTGTCGATAAGCCCCGCCGGCCTTGGTTTAGCCGATTCCAAGGGGCCGGGAAAGGCGCGGCGCGGCGCGGCGGCCATCCGCGCAAGAAGATTTGCCTTGCCGGGACTGCCGGGCCTCAGCATGCTGTCCTCGATGGAGCTCGATAAGACCACGGTTCGCGCCGTCGAGATCCTGGCCGATGAGACCGCACGGGTCACCGGCACCGGCTCGATGGCCTATCTGCACTTGACGCGCGCCGCCAGCGTCAAGACCGACCGCGCGTTGGATGCGGCCAAGACGGAATTCGACAAGCTCCCGGGCGAGCGCCGGCGCTCCATCAGCTCCAGCGCCATCGAGCATGCGAGCCGGGTGGCCTCGGGCAACGACAGCATCCTCAAGCCGATCGCGACGACCGGCAAGAAGGTCTGGCCGCTCCTCATCCGCGGCCGCTAAGCGAATCTTCGATCGGCTGAGATCGCTCTCCTATCGTCACCCCCGGGCTTGACCCGGGGGTCCATCGATGGATTGCCGGGTCAAGCCCGGCAATGACGAAATAAACTAGGAGTTCACCGCGGAGACACGGAGGTCACGGAGACGATTGGCTTCGTGGCGCGCTACGCGTGTGAGCTTCATCTCGTCTCCGTGTTCTCCGTGTCTCCGGGGTGAGTTCTCTTCTGCTTCTGCGTCGTCGTCCCTACCTCAGCACGTTGCTCGCCTCGGCGGCGGCGATGAGGGCTTTGGCGTCGGCGGGCAGCAGGAATTTCTCGGCGATCGCCGTCTCGGCGGCTTTGGCGACGGCGGCGACATAGCCCGCATGGGAGCCGTAGCGCTCCTCCAAGGAGGGCCTCGGATCGTTTGCGGCCAGGCGCTCGGCCTTCGTCTTGGCGAACGGGATCATGCCGCCGGCATAGTTGCAGATCTGATCCTTGTGGAAGCCGGCGGCGGTGATGTTCCAGCCGAGATAAGTGCCAAGCGGCGCATCGCGGAGCACGACGGGAACGCCGCCCAGCTCGTTGCCGTCGGCATCGACCTTGGGCACCTTCATGGCGATGGCGCGTTTCACTCCCGGCGGCACCAGCGTCTGGATTCCGGAGCCGTCCCTATAATTGAAGTCGGGGCCGAAATCGTAATCGATGACCGGGTTGATGAGACCGGTCGGCGCATCGCCGGGCAGCTCGGCGAGTGCGGGAAAGCCCATCGCCTGCCTGGTGGCGTCGACCAAATTCCCGTCCGCCAGCCTCGGATAGCGGCTCGGCGGCGGGGTGGCGCCCGTCATCACCCAATCGCGGAAATGCGCACGGATGGCGTTCACCGTTTCCGTGTGGGGAACCGGATTGGCGGCGAGCAAGCCCTGGCCGTAGCCGGCGCTGGGGCAGGCGGGTGCGGCTGCCACGGTGGTGGTGAAGCCGCCGGAGCCGCCGCCATGCTGGGTCGATGGGATGTAGTAGCGCCTGACCGTGTCGGGCAGCTTGATGTCGGCATCGCCCGATGTCCCGACCCATTCCGGCGTCAGCTTCAGGCCCCAGACCTCCGCCGCGCCGAAATGCTCGATGATCTTCGGACAGGTGTTGCTGGCGGTGCAGCGATCGAGGATGCCCGCCTCCGGCAGCCCGCGCACGGGGTCCGGCCAGCGCGTCCACCATTGCGGGCCCTCGCTGCCGGGCTCGTACAGCTTCAAGACGCCGTCGGGCATGGCAAAGCGCACATTGAGCGCCACCCGCCGCCCGGCGATGATCGGCCAGGCGCCGTCATAGACCTGCCGTCCGGCTTCGTCCTGATTGAAGCCCAGATGCAGGAAGGCGCGGACGAAATTGCCCGATTGCGACACGCCGCGGGTGATCGCCCAGCGGACGCCGCCGGCAATGGGATTGGGCGTGCCGGCATCGTCCTTGGCTTCGTAGCGAAAGAAGGTGCCGAGATCGCGGAAGGCGGCGAAGCCGATGCCCAGCACCGGCGGGTCTGCCGCGGTGAACACGACCTGATAGAGGAGGCTCGGATCGAAGCCGTTCTTGAGGCAGATCTCGGTCGGATCGGGCGTACCGGGAAATGGCTTCTCGGCGCTGCACTTGGCCCAGGCCCAATCGGATGACGGGACGGTCGCGGCGCCGCCGACCACGCCCTCGGCGGTCTCGGAAGCGTGCGTGGTCAAGCTCGCCTGCGTCGTGTCCAGGCTTACCGGGCGGTAGGGCAGCGGATTGGAATGCACGATCATCGGCTGCGAGCTCTTGCCCGCGGCGTTGAGGATCCGCCCCATGACCTTGCCCGCGATGGGAGAACCGTCAGGGTTCTTCGCCACCGGCACGACGACATAATCGTTGTTGGCGGCGGGCCGGGTGGCGCCGGAATTGTCGCCCTGCCAGCCGCTGGAGAGGCCGATGTCGCCGGTCATGCGCTCCTGGGGCACGATGGTGAGGCGGCCGCCGCGATTGGGCACGTCGTGCCACAGGAGCCGGCTCGATTTCGCCATGTCGATCGGCTTGGTGAGCTGGAAGGTCGCGGTGTATTCGACCATGCCGCTTGCGTTCTTCGGCGCCGCAGCGATGTCCTGGATGAGGGCGTTCTCGGGCAGCGCCGGGTCGAGCTCGCCGATCGCCCGGCCCGTGAGCACCTCATAGGGACCGGCATCGCCGAAGCTCCGGCCCTCGAAGGCGGGCCGGGTCTGGGACTCGATTTGAATCTTGGTGACCCGCGCCTCGGCGGCCGGGCACGTGGCCAGGCCGGCAAGCAGGGTGGCGACGGCGAGCGCCACGGCCGCGCTGCGCGCCTGCATCCTGGATCGTCCAATCATCGCTTCCTCCCCTTTCGGCGTCGGCTTCGCTCCGGCTGCGAGCCGATCATTGGCGCAAGGATAGGCGGCTCGGCCGGGACCGGCAATTCACAGGGGCTTGTGCGGGGGCGGCGGCGATGAGGCTAGGAAGCAGGGGCGCCGGTGGCGCCGGCGACGGCGGCCAAGAGGGCTGCCGCATCGAAGGGCTTGGCGAGCGTAGCGACGGCGCCGGCGCTCTGCGCAAACATGAGCAGGCTCCTGCTGCCGCCGGACATGGCGATGATCGGCACCGTTCGATCCATCTCCTGCAGCATGACGATGGTCTCGATGCCGTCCCGGTTGGGCAGAATTATGTCGGTGATGACGAGATCGGGACGACGCTCGGCGAAGCTCTCGATGCCGTGGTTGCCGTCGGCGACGGAGCGAACCACATGGCCGCTCCCCTCCAGCATGGCGCGGACCACCTTGCGGTATTGCGGATCGTCTTCGATGAGGAGAACCGCAGCCATGCGCATGCCGATCCGGCTTGTGGTGAAAGCGGCGCCTCAGAGGATTTAGGGCAAATTCACATCAAAGTCAAAACACTGCCGGCGGATCGGCGCTAAACTGCGCTCGCTATTGCGCCGGTTTGGGCAACAAAGGAACCAAAGTGGGAATCGTCGCTCCGGCATTGGCGAGACTGATGCGCGCCCGCGAAACCTTGCTGGTCGGGCTCGCCGTGCTCATTGCCGTCGTCGCGGCGGCGCTGGTCATTGCCCGCACCTATGTCGACACCCAGGAAAGCCTCTACACCGACGCCGAGATCGCGATGGCGCACGCCACGCAGGATGCGGCGAGCGAGGCCAATCACCTCTTCATCCCGGCCTGGAGCGCTGCCGAGAACGTGCTGGAAGCCGGCCTGCCCGAGCTGGCGGCGGCCGAGGCGGAAAGGCTGTTCTTTGCGCTGGCCACCGTCTCGGTGCGCCACGCGGCGCAGATCAATGCCGTCTATATCGGCTTTCCCGACGGCTCGTTCATGCTGCACGAGGAGTTCGTGCCGCGCGAGCTGAGCGAGCAGCCCTCGGCCGAAAAGATGCTGAGCCGCATGGTCGCCGAGGCGGGTGTCAGGCGCATCATCGACCGGCGCCCGGGCGGCTCCGGCGATGCCTGGTACCTGCAGGATCGCCAACGCGGCGAGTGGG contains:
- a CDS encoding dienelactone hydrolase family protein codes for the protein METRFLRTFALLGALGAVAIAAVLSASAAAAGELVHFDLDWKQPSQCERLGYLARPQGAGTHPAIIVLHGSSGFAPETVLWAERLASWGYVGLAIDSSEETWGRDCGRGQFRQTFDALAARRFLIEQPYVSAGRIGVIGFSMGAGSGLALMERRLTDQSMQAVVAVSPPCAGRAGIVRGPTLILIGELDELTPAAACRDMMARRNDEGAELRLLVYPEAHHGFTAPSLKPGRRWGNGWIEYNEAAANAAIEETRRFLQATLSEAAH
- a CDS encoding exopolysaccharide biosynthesis protein, which produces MSAGTASSARPGSGGAAEPASEILARVLAASDAPRVTLEEIVQGLGDRTYGFLIFIFAIPNGVPGPSLPGLSTLTGVPLIFVALQMALGYPRPWLPRWLGRRSLPRAGLLNLLARARPVLAWCERRIRPRLVGPATPVLDRLVGFYICLVGLVLALPIPFGNFPPAWALALMALGLIQRDGAAIAVAALFAIPAVLWNLALIYVGEEMIRAIAHWVG
- the rodA gene encoding rod shape-determining protein RodA, which gives rise to MVNWGLVMLVSGIAAIGIAMLYSAAGGAWDPWAAKQVLRLGIGVIAMFLMALVDIRMWLRLAYVIYLAALLLLVVVDVVGHIGGGAQRWINLGVIQLQPSELMKVALVLALARYFHGLTLDQVARPIMLIPPVLLIAMPVALVLRQPNLGTAMLLAAGSAIIFFAAGVRIWKFVLGAVLAGSVVPVAWHFLHDYQKRRIYTFLDPSQDPLGAGYNILQSKIALGSGGLFGKGWLNGTQGQLHFLPEMQTDFIFTVLAEEFGMVGCLALLGLYMLLLVYCYAIALRSRSHFGRLVAIGIAAQLFLYVFINIAMVMGLLPVVGVPLPLVSYGGTAMLTLLIGCGLLMSVSIHRDVEIPRWRAAAA
- a CDS encoding response regulator, producing the protein MAAVLLIEDDPQYRKVVRAMLEGSGHVVRSVADGNHGIESFAERRPDLVITDIILPNRDGIETIVMLQEMDRTVPIIAMSGGSRSLLMFAQSAGAVATLAKPFDAAALLAAVAGATGAPAS